Within Palaemon carinicauda isolate YSFRI2023 chromosome 14, ASM3689809v2, whole genome shotgun sequence, the genomic segment tatggAATGACTTAGGCGACAACAAAAATCATTTACTAATAATTAAGGAATATATAAGATACAAATAATTCCATTATTACCGATAGCTCTGACTTCCGATGaacgtcacacacacacagacgcaactCTTCTTATGAACGTCAGACACTTAGACGTATCTTTTCTTGTGAGGATTAGAAACTCAGACATAACTCATCTTATGACCAGACAACGGCCTTAACAGAGGGAAACCATTCTGAGAAGGAGAAATGTCATCTATAAATAGAGCAATTAAAGCAGAAAGAGTCTTAGGAGATTGTATAACCAGTAACCGAATAATGAGCTGGCGAGTTCTTTCATTCCAAAACTTTTGTGGGTTATTTGCTTTCCAGCATCGATAGATTGTTCATTTCTAATTTCATCTGTTTCGATTTGCACCACAATCCGTTTCGACtcaaattacatttttattatatttttcttcaagaTTAATCTTTAAAAGAAATATTGCCAAATTGGGTTTATGTTGGAACATTATCTACGCAGTCCTCGACTAATCTCAATCCTTTCAATACTTTCCATTCATAGCCTCACGGCCACTCGAACCCTTCCAGATATCACACCCGCCCACACCCCACAGGCCTCACGCCCGCCCACACCCACAAAGTCCTCATGCCCACCCACACCCTTATACGCCTCACGCCTGCCCACGCCTACATACGCTTCACGCCAACTCACACCCCCATATGCCTCACACCAGCCCACAACCTCATATTCATCCCGCCTGCTCGTACCACCCCTCATAGGCCCCACACCCGCCAACAACCCCACAGACCTCCACCCACCGGAACCGCCCTCTTCCTCTTACGCAACACATCCAACCAGTCCCATTCTATTACACCCGCCGTTTCCTCGACACCCCATTTGGTGACGTCATCACCTCGCTCTCTTTTTCCAGACACTCCCGTCTAACCTCTACTGCTTCGGAAGCGACCTATTTCGGGAGCAGTGCCACAGCCACTTCCCATGGCGGGTAGCTTCCTCGAATCGATGTGCGGTATAGGAGGGGGGCCTTCCCCTACTGTAACTGGGCCAAATAGAACTCggttactttagttttttacccaaAACAGAATTTGATAAGAGCCAGGGACCTGTGGCGTAAGCGTTTTCTTTTGGGAAATGAGCTGTGGAGGGATAATGCAAGGACAGATGGatgatataaagaatatatatatatatatatatatatatatatatatttaatttttttatgaaatgtaactCGTGAAGTAATTTATTACTCGTTGATGTAGGCTATGGTAACACCTTAAAACATACCGGcaatttattgttatttgaaaatagcagtaaacatACAAAATTCACTACTATTAATAAAGATGTTAAATAACTGGTAGAATTTCAACTGAAACTTATTAATTAGGCATATGTTGAAGCATGAGACGTCCAATAAGTTAAATAAAACTTTACTGAACATAAGATGATGAAgtataaagatttattttcaaaCTATCTATGAAAGAGTAgaggtttataaataaaaaattagccACTGGTacaaacatattttttatatattttgaactaCAAAAACAGTGAGAAAGTAAAGATGGTTTTTAATTTGTTAATAAACACATGAGATCAAGTTAACTGAAAAACCGTTTTTACAAACTCAAAACCCTTGATAGAGACGATATCatcataatactaaaaaaaacactatatatatatatatatatatatatatacatatatatatatat encodes:
- the LOC137652686 gene encoding uncharacterized protein gives rise to the protein MAAILENKPHGHSNPSRYHTRPHPTGLTPAHTHKVLMPTHTLIRLTPAHAYIRFTPTHTPICLTPAHNLIFIPPARTTPHRPHTRQQPHRPPPTGTALFLLRNTSNQSHSITPAVSSTPHLVTSSPRSLFPDTPV